From the Lathyrus oleraceus cultivar Zhongwan6 chromosome 4, CAAS_Psat_ZW6_1.0, whole genome shotgun sequence genome, one window contains:
- the LOC127137866 gene encoding uncharacterized protein LOC127137866 yields MCLVFGLVIPTKFKTPDFDKYKGHTCPKIHLIMYYRKVAAHVEDDKLMIHCFQDSLSGAPSKWYLSLDQSRIRCFQDLLDAFIKHYKYNMDKDPDRRQLQCMFQYDKESFKEYAQRWRELASQVEPPLAEKELAELFIDTVQPQFYEKMVGITSLGFSELVAIGARVEYGLTNGKLVAVDGTSSVNPKKFSGGFPQKKEGETNDVSIGQGRAPPRRRQQQYSQKHYVQQPFPYQQPIYPVQYAPQPYIDNVMPAFNQQPAQAYQPPPVYRPAPVQQRAPAPPIYQQAPASPAYQ; encoded by the coding sequence ATGTGCCTTGTATTTGGGTTGGTGATTCCAACTAAGTTCAAAACTCCAGATTTCGACAAATACAAGGGGCATACTTGCCCAAAAATCCATCTTATCATGTATTACCGTAAAGTGGCTGCTCATGTGGAAGATGACAAGCTGATGATCCACTGTTTCCAAGATAGCTTGAGTGGGGCTCCTTCCAAATGGTATTTAAGTTTGGATCAAAGTAGGATCAGATGCTTCCAAGACCTATTAGACGCCTTCATCAAACActacaaatacaacatggacaAGGATCCTGATAGAAGACAGCTGCAATGCATGTTCCAGTATGACAAAGAGtccttcaaggaatatgctcagagatggagggaattggcaTCTCAAGTTGAACCACCTCTTGCCGAAAAGGAACTTGCTGAACTATTCATTGACACTGTTCAACCCCAATTCtatgagaagatggttggaaTCACTTCTTTGGGTTTCTCTGAGCTTGTTGCTATAGGAGCTCGTGTTGAATATGGCTTAACAAATGGTAAACTTGTAGCTGTAGATGGAACTTCAAGTGTTAATCCGAAGAAGTTCTCTGGAGGGTTTCCCCAAAAaaaggaaggtgaaaccaatgaTGTGTCTATTGGCCAAGGAAGAGCTCCTCCAAGAAGAAGACAACAACAATATTCACAAAAACATTATGTTCAACAACCTTTTCCATATCAACAACCTATATATCCCGTTCAGTATGCCCCACAACCGTACATAGATAATGTGATGCCCGCCTTCAACCAACAACCTGCTCAAGCTTATCAACCACCTCCAGTTTATCGACCAGCTCCAGTTCAACAACGTGCTCCTGCTCCCCCGATTTATCAACAAGCACCAGCATCTCCCGCTTATCAATAA